A stretch of Gossypium hirsutum isolate 1008001.06 chromosome A06, Gossypium_hirsutum_v2.1, whole genome shotgun sequence DNA encodes these proteins:
- the LOC107960150 gene encoding trihelix transcription factor GTL1 isoform X2, translating into MELFTGGREAFPQHVAPFPDLTAIIEPVDDLMMSDHRPTLPPRKLRPIRYNGRSPASSQAEDPSEFAEAVELVGDEVCAINGSSFDYMTPPIKAEVGDVTATVGGRGSGVEGPPSSEQRGEPSGSSSDSDDDLSATGNEPLKKRKRKSRKKIQLFLEKLVMKVMDKQEQMHKQLMEMIEKREKERLIREEAWKRQEMERVKRDEEARAQEMSRSIALISFIQNALGHEIEIPISTMSCMEENGVKDASEDHIQKDTVNPFGPTNRWQEGTMQANGAENHEGGVSCDPNNRRWPDAEVQALIMLRSTLEHKFHVTGSKCSIWDEISAGMYNMGYSRSAKKCKEKWENINKYFRKSMGSGKKHHENSKRCAYFHDLDVLYKNGFGNPVNHINCIKVDNMDNGESLKGNED; encoded by the exons ATGGAGCTTTTCACCGGCGGCCGGGAAGCTTTCCCTCAACACGTGGCGCCATTTCCTGATTTAACGGCAATTATTGAACCGGTGGACGACTTGATGATGAGTGATCATCGACCCACTCTGCCGCCACGAAAGCTGCGTCCGATTAGGTACAACGGGAGGTCACCGGCGAGCTCACAAGCGGAGGATCCCTCGGAGTTTGCTGAGGCGGTTGAACTTGTCGGTGATGAGGTGTGTGCGATAAATGGAAGTTCCTTTGACTACATGACACCTCCTATTAAAGCCGAAGTTGGTGACGTGACGGCTACTGTCGGCGGACGCGGCAGCGGAGTAGAAGGACCGCCTAGTTCGGAGCAGAGAGGAGAGCCTTCTGG CTCATCTTCGGATAGTGATGATGATCTATCAGCAACTGGGAACGAACCTTTAAAGAAGAGGAAGCGAAAAAGCAGGAAAAAGATCCAACTTTTCTTGGAAAAATTGGTGATGAAAGTGATGGATAAGCAGGAGCAGATGCATAAGCAATTAATGGAGATGATTGAGAAGAGGGAAAAGGAGAGACTGATTAGAGAAGAAGCATGGAAACGGCAAGAGATGGAAAGGGTAAAAAGAGATGAGGAAGCAAGAGCACAAGAGATGTCTCGTAGCATAGCTCTCATTTCCTTTATCCAAAACGCTTTAGGCCATGAAATTGAAATACCCATATCGACAATGTCATGCATGGAGGAAAATGGGGTTAAAGATGCAAGTGAAGATCATATTCAAAAGGACACGGTTAATCCATTTGGTCCAACGAATAGATGGCAAGAAGGAACGATGCAAGCTAACGGGGCTGAAAACCATGAAGGTGGTGTCAGCTGTGATCCAAATAATAGGAGATGGCCAGATGCAGAAGTACAAGCGCTGATAATGCTTCGAAGCACTTTGGAACACAAGTTCCACGTCACAGGCTCTAAGTGCTCCATATGGGATGAGATATCGGCCGGGATGTATAATATGGGTTACTCCCGAAGCGCAAAGAAGTGTAAAGAGAAATGGGAAAATATCAATAAATACTTCAGAAAATCCATGGGGAGTGGTAAGAAGCATCACGAAAACAGCAAGAGATGTGCGTATTTTCATGATTTGGATGTGCTGTACAAGAATGGATTCGGTAATCCGGTGAACCATATCAACTGTATCAAAGTCGATAACATGGACAACGGTGAAAGCTTGAAAGGTAATGAAGATTAA
- the LOC107960150 gene encoding trihelix transcription factor GTL1 isoform X1: protein MELFTGGREAFPQHVAPFPDLTAIIEPVDDLMMSDHRPTLPPRKLRPIRYNGRSPASSQAEDPSEFAEAVELVGDEVCAINGSSFDYMTPPIKAEVGDVTATVGGRGSGVEGPPSSEQRGEPSGSSSSDSDDDLSATGNEPLKKRKRKSRKKIQLFLEKLVMKVMDKQEQMHKQLMEMIEKREKERLIREEAWKRQEMERVKRDEEARAQEMSRSIALISFIQNALGHEIEIPISTMSCMEENGVKDASEDHIQKDTVNPFGPTNRWQEGTMQANGAENHEGGVSCDPNNRRWPDAEVQALIMLRSTLEHKFHVTGSKCSIWDEISAGMYNMGYSRSAKKCKEKWENINKYFRKSMGSGKKHHENSKRCAYFHDLDVLYKNGFGNPVNHINCIKVDNMDNGESLKGNED, encoded by the exons ATGGAGCTTTTCACCGGCGGCCGGGAAGCTTTCCCTCAACACGTGGCGCCATTTCCTGATTTAACGGCAATTATTGAACCGGTGGACGACTTGATGATGAGTGATCATCGACCCACTCTGCCGCCACGAAAGCTGCGTCCGATTAGGTACAACGGGAGGTCACCGGCGAGCTCACAAGCGGAGGATCCCTCGGAGTTTGCTGAGGCGGTTGAACTTGTCGGTGATGAGGTGTGTGCGATAAATGGAAGTTCCTTTGACTACATGACACCTCCTATTAAAGCCGAAGTTGGTGACGTGACGGCTACTGTCGGCGGACGCGGCAGCGGAGTAGAAGGACCGCCTAGTTCGGAGCAGAGAGGAGAGCCTTCTGG TAGCTCATCTTCGGATAGTGATGATGATCTATCAGCAACTGGGAACGAACCTTTAAAGAAGAGGAAGCGAAAAAGCAGGAAAAAGATCCAACTTTTCTTGGAAAAATTGGTGATGAAAGTGATGGATAAGCAGGAGCAGATGCATAAGCAATTAATGGAGATGATTGAGAAGAGGGAAAAGGAGAGACTGATTAGAGAAGAAGCATGGAAACGGCAAGAGATGGAAAGGGTAAAAAGAGATGAGGAAGCAAGAGCACAAGAGATGTCTCGTAGCATAGCTCTCATTTCCTTTATCCAAAACGCTTTAGGCCATGAAATTGAAATACCCATATCGACAATGTCATGCATGGAGGAAAATGGGGTTAAAGATGCAAGTGAAGATCATATTCAAAAGGACACGGTTAATCCATTTGGTCCAACGAATAGATGGCAAGAAGGAACGATGCAAGCTAACGGGGCTGAAAACCATGAAGGTGGTGTCAGCTGTGATCCAAATAATAGGAGATGGCCAGATGCAGAAGTACAAGCGCTGATAATGCTTCGAAGCACTTTGGAACACAAGTTCCACGTCACAGGCTCTAAGTGCTCCATATGGGATGAGATATCGGCCGGGATGTATAATATGGGTTACTCCCGAAGCGCAAAGAAGTGTAAAGAGAAATGGGAAAATATCAATAAATACTTCAGAAAATCCATGGGGAGTGGTAAGAAGCATCACGAAAACAGCAAGAGATGTGCGTATTTTCATGATTTGGATGTGCTGTACAAGAATGGATTCGGTAATCCGGTGAACCATATCAACTGTATCAAAGTCGATAACATGGACAACGGTGAAAGCTTGAAAGGTAATGAAGATTAA